The following are encoded together in the Mumia sp. Pv4-285 genome:
- a CDS encoding RNA polymerase sigma factor: protein MDDVMLRELTPSVIGVLLHRGVDFATAEDAVQEALVQATLTWPDQPPADPKGWLVTVAWRKFLDGYRSEASRRDREQRVGVEPPPGEAEAADDTLQLYFLCAHPSLSPTSAVALTLRAVGGLTTRQIAQAYLVPEPTMAQRISRAKRTICDVKLGAPGDLATVQRVLYLVFNEGYTGEVDLAAEAIRLTRQLVSMTDDTETAGLLALMLLHHARRPARTRADGTLVPLAEQDRSLWDTTLIAEGVVVLQAALGRDRLGEFQAQAAVAALHADAARADETDWVQIVGWYDELLRFTESPVVRLNRAVAVGEADGAAAGLAALATVDPGTPRHTAASAYLHEKAGDLPTAARLYAEAARVAPNLAERHHLTRQAARIGSELR, encoded by the coding sequence ATGGACGACGTGATGCTGAGGGAGCTGACGCCGTCGGTGATCGGCGTCCTCCTGCACCGCGGAGTCGACTTCGCGACAGCCGAGGACGCCGTGCAGGAGGCGCTCGTCCAGGCCACGCTGACCTGGCCGGACCAGCCACCCGCCGACCCGAAGGGTTGGCTGGTCACGGTCGCCTGGCGAAAGTTCCTCGACGGCTACAGGTCCGAGGCCTCGCGCCGCGACCGAGAGCAGCGCGTGGGAGTCGAGCCGCCACCCGGCGAGGCCGAGGCCGCGGACGACACGTTGCAGCTCTACTTCCTGTGTGCCCATCCGTCACTCTCCCCGACCTCGGCCGTGGCGCTCACGCTTCGCGCCGTCGGTGGCTTGACCACCCGGCAGATCGCCCAGGCGTACCTCGTCCCGGAGCCGACGATGGCGCAGCGGATCAGCCGGGCGAAACGGACGATCTGCGACGTGAAGCTCGGCGCGCCGGGCGACCTGGCGACGGTGCAGCGGGTGCTCTATCTCGTCTTCAACGAGGGCTACACCGGCGAGGTCGACCTGGCCGCCGAAGCGATCCGGCTGACCCGGCAGCTGGTGTCGATGACCGACGACACCGAGACGGCAGGGCTGCTGGCGCTGATGCTGCTGCACCATGCGCGCCGCCCGGCGCGGACCCGGGCCGACGGCACCCTGGTCCCCCTGGCGGAGCAGGACCGCTCGCTCTGGGACACCACCCTCATCGCTGAGGGCGTCGTCGTCCTTCAGGCGGCGCTGGGGCGCGACCGCCTGGGCGAGTTCCAGGCGCAGGCCGCGGTCGCCGCGCTGCACGCCGACGCGGCGCGCGCCGACGAGACCGACTGGGTGCAGATCGTGGGCTGGTACGACGAGCTGCTCCGGTTCACCGAAAGCCCGGTCGTACGGCTCAACCGGGCCGTTGCCGTGGGCGAGGCTGACGGCGCTGCGGCCGGGCTGGCGGCACTGGCCACCGTGGATCCCGGCACGCCTCGGCACACCGCCGCCTCCGCGTACCTCCACGAGAAGGCGGGCGATCTCCCGACCGCGGCGCGGCTGTACGCCGAGGCCGCCCGCGTGGCCCCGAACCTCGCCGAACGCCACCACCTCACTCGCCAAGCGGCCCGGATCGGCTCAGAACTGCGCTGA
- a CDS encoding YciI family protein, translating to MAKYLLLKHYRGAPEAVNSVPMDQWTPKEVDDHMQYMAHFAARLEGTGEYVDGQALSPEGTFVRYDGEGRPPVTDGPFAETKDLIAGWMVIDVDSYDRAVELAGELSAAPGAGGKPVHEWLEVRPLLTELPTVSE from the coding sequence ATGGCGAAGTACCTGCTTCTCAAGCACTACCGAGGCGCTCCCGAGGCCGTCAACTCGGTCCCCATGGACCAGTGGACCCCGAAGGAGGTCGACGACCACATGCAGTACATGGCGCACTTCGCTGCCCGGCTCGAGGGCACGGGCGAGTACGTGGACGGCCAGGCCCTCTCGCCCGAGGGCACGTTCGTCCGCTACGACGGAGAGGGCCGACCGCCGGTCACCGACGGGCCGTTCGCCGAGACGAAGGACCTCATCGCCGGCTGGATGGTCATCGACGTCGACTCGTACGACCGTGCGGTCGAGCTCGCCGGCGAGCTTTCGGCAGCACCGGGTGCGGGCGGCAAGCCGGTCCACGAGTGGCTCGAGGTGCGCCCGCTCCTGACGGAGCTTCCGACGGTCTCGGAGTGA
- a CDS encoding VOC family protein, which yields MDISIHYAFLPQTDPEAALGFYRDSLGFEVRNDVGYEGMRWITVGPPNQPETSIVLYPPAAEPGITDDERRTILELIAKGSYGAVTLATDDLDSLFATLVDSGAEVVAEPADQPYGVRDCAFRDPTGNLLRINQR from the coding sequence ATGGACATCAGCATTCACTACGCGTTCCTGCCGCAGACCGACCCCGAGGCGGCGCTCGGCTTCTATCGCGACTCGCTCGGGTTCGAGGTCCGCAACGACGTCGGCTACGAAGGCATGCGGTGGATCACGGTCGGTCCGCCGAACCAGCCGGAGACCTCGATCGTGCTGTACCCGCCTGCCGCCGAGCCCGGCATCACCGACGACGAGCGGCGTACGATCCTCGAGCTGATCGCGAAGGGCTCGTACGGCGCGGTGACCCTGGCGACAGACGACCTCGACAGCCTCTTCGCCACCCTGGTGGACAGCGGCGCCGAGGTCGTGGCAGAGCCGGCCGACCAGCCGTACGGCGTGCGGGACTGCGCCTTCCGCGACCCGACGGGCAACCTCCTCCGCATCAACCAGCGCTGA
- a CDS encoding glyoxalase: MRSIDSLTLEVADTAAAEHFYKAAFGLDGPLRFRASEEPTSGFRGYSMSVIVDRPATAKAFLDAALAAGATSIKPAAKSLWGYGGVVQAPDGAIWKVVTPHKKEDGPDTGTIDQLVLLLGVADVKATKQFYVDRGFEVERSFGRKYAEFKAGPDSITLGLYGRRALAKDAGVDGAGTGSHRLVINSDAGSFTDLDGFSGES; encoded by the coding sequence ATGAGATCCATCGATTCCCTCACTCTGGAGGTGGCCGACACCGCGGCCGCCGAGCACTTCTACAAGGCCGCCTTCGGTCTGGACGGCCCACTGAGGTTCCGGGCGTCCGAGGAGCCGACCAGCGGCTTCCGCGGCTACTCGATGTCGGTCATCGTCGACCGGCCCGCGACGGCGAAAGCGTTCCTCGACGCCGCGCTCGCGGCCGGCGCGACCTCGATCAAGCCGGCCGCCAAGTCGCTCTGGGGGTACGGCGGAGTCGTGCAGGCGCCGGACGGCGCGATCTGGAAGGTCGTCACGCCCCACAAGAAGGAGGACGGCCCCGACACCGGCACGATCGACCAGCTCGTCCTCCTCCTCGGTGTCGCCGACGTCAAGGCCACCAAGCAGTTCTACGTCGACCGCGGATTCGAGGTCGAGCGGAGCTTCGGCCGCAAGTACGCCGAGTTCAAGGCGGGGCCGGACTCCATCACGCTCGGGCTCTACGGCAGGCGGGCGCTGGCCAAGGACGCCGGCGTCGACGGGGCGGGCACCGGTTCGCACCGGCTCGTGATCAACAGCGACGCCGGCTCGTTCACGGACCTCGACGGATTCAGCGGGGAGAGCTAG
- a CDS encoding Fic family protein produces the protein MTAEFPPVVFTADGDKDRISRAHKAGRLTQLGTGVYSPDVHRSPEQIVREHLWTIVARRFPGAVIGDRSARTNGLPSEGFLFVIHPRRTDLRLAGVTVVPRQGPSAMPGDFSLPGGLWLAGPARGLLDNLVPTRPASGRPARTLTRTEVELWIDEILSGRGEDALNAIRDHARGLAPFLGRQQELDLLDKLVGASMNTHPTGILQTPQLIAHSQGRPYDRRRTDAFARLADYLDGRAPDSVPALPVDAPRRTLLPFYEAYFSNYIEGTEFTLEEAAAIVFDDVVPAQRPEDAHDVLGTYELTSSDEVMRDRPTSADELVEVLRRRHAILMAGRPAMSPGTFKTQANRAGETYFVAPELVEGTLKQAFDIGAGLISPFARAVYMMFVVSEVHPFADGNGRIARIMMNAELASAGEVRIVVPTVYRLNYLSALRGATHNENYPGLLAALAFARRWTARVDFTDRERAEADLVRTNALRDAHTAEEAGVRLTLP, from the coding sequence GTGACAGCCGAGTTTCCCCCGGTCGTCTTCACGGCCGACGGTGACAAGGACCGGATCTCGCGCGCCCACAAGGCAGGGCGCCTGACCCAGCTGGGCACCGGGGTCTACTCCCCCGACGTTCACCGCTCCCCCGAGCAGATCGTCCGCGAGCACCTGTGGACGATCGTCGCAAGGCGCTTCCCCGGTGCGGTGATCGGCGACAGGTCCGCCCGTACGAACGGGTTGCCCTCCGAGGGGTTCCTGTTCGTCATCCACCCGCGCCGTACGGACCTGAGGTTGGCGGGCGTCACCGTGGTCCCCCGGCAGGGTCCGTCGGCGATGCCCGGAGACTTCTCCCTGCCTGGCGGCCTGTGGCTCGCCGGTCCGGCTCGCGGCCTTCTCGACAACCTCGTCCCGACCAGGCCGGCGAGCGGCCGTCCGGCGCGCACCCTCACGCGGACCGAGGTCGAGCTCTGGATCGACGAGATCCTCTCCGGTCGCGGCGAGGACGCGCTCAACGCGATCCGCGACCACGCCCGCGGTCTGGCACCGTTCCTCGGACGTCAGCAGGAGCTCGACCTCCTCGACAAGCTCGTCGGCGCATCGATGAACACCCACCCGACCGGCATCCTCCAGACTCCGCAGCTCATCGCGCACTCCCAGGGTCGGCCGTACGACCGGCGCCGGACCGACGCGTTCGCCCGGCTCGCCGACTACCTCGACGGGCGGGCGCCTGACAGCGTGCCCGCGCTCCCGGTCGACGCTCCGAGGCGCACCCTGCTTCCCTTCTACGAGGCCTACTTCTCCAACTACATCGAGGGCACCGAGTTCACCCTCGAGGAGGCGGCAGCGATCGTCTTCGACGACGTCGTTCCGGCGCAGCGCCCCGAGGATGCCCACGACGTCCTGGGGACGTACGAGCTCACGTCGTCGGACGAGGTCATGCGGGATCGGCCGACGAGCGCCGACGAGCTCGTCGAGGTCCTGCGCCGGCGGCACGCGATCCTGATGGCCGGCCGGCCGGCGATGTCGCCGGGCACGTTCAAGACTCAGGCGAACCGCGCCGGCGAGACCTACTTCGTCGCTCCCGAGCTCGTCGAAGGCACCCTGAAGCAGGCGTTCGACATCGGTGCCGGCCTGATCAGCCCCTTCGCACGAGCGGTCTACATGATGTTCGTGGTCAGTGAGGTCCACCCCTTCGCCGACGGCAACGGCCGCATCGCCCGCATCATGATGAACGCCGAGCTCGCGAGCGCGGGCGAGGTCCGCATCGTCGTGCCGACCGTCTACCGGCTGAACTACCTGTCTGCCCTTCGCGGTGCGACCCACAACGAGAACTACCCCGGTCTGCTGGCCGCGCTCGCCTTCGCCCGTCGTTGGACGGCGCGCGTCGACTTCACCGACCGCGAGCGCGCGGAGGCCGACCTCGTACGGACGAACGCCCTGCGCGACGCCCACACCGCGGAGGAGGCGGGAGTCCGCCTGACGCTGCCGTGA
- a CDS encoding helix-turn-helix transcriptional regulator codes for MTSRADDEHRLRDLARLRRVKDRIDREYARPLDVEALARGANMSAGHLSRQFKQAYGESPYSYLMTRRIERAMAMLRRGDLSVTEVCFEVGCSSLGTFSTRFTELVGVPPSVYRERSRPEAPEIPSCMAKQVTRPVRNREARVPDVPLA; via the coding sequence GTGACGAGCCGGGCCGACGACGAGCATCGCTTGCGTGATCTCGCGCGCCTGCGCAGGGTCAAGGACCGGATCGACCGCGAGTACGCCCGGCCGCTCGACGTCGAGGCGCTCGCTCGCGGCGCGAACATGTCGGCGGGCCACCTCAGCCGGCAGTTCAAGCAGGCCTACGGCGAGTCCCCCTACTCGTACCTCATGACGCGGCGCATCGAGCGCGCGATGGCGATGCTGCGGCGCGGCGACCTCAGCGTCACCGAGGTGTGCTTCGAGGTCGGGTGCTCGTCGCTCGGCACCTTCAGCACGCGGTTCACCGAGCTGGTCGGGGTGCCGCCGAGCGTCTACCGCGAGCGGAGCCGGCCGGAAGCCCCGGAGATACCGTCCTGCATGGCGAAGCAGGTGACCCGTCCGGTCAGGAATCGAGAAGCACGGGTCCCCGACGTGCCACTAGCGTGA
- a CDS encoding SDR family oxidoreductase has protein sequence MSLALVTGAARANSIAAGIAPRLAADGWVVVTSDLESGDYPCDLSTPTAPTSLVETVSREHGPIGALVLSHAHDVESGSLDTTAESFDAHVAVNARASLLLIAAFARQVPADGGAVVAMTSDHTTGNLPYGASKGALDRIVISAARELGPRGISANVVNPGPIDTGWMDDGLRDSLAQHHPLGRLGTPKDIAAFVSFLVSPDGRWVSGQLLHADGAFSAQF, from the coding sequence ATGTCGCTCGCCCTCGTCACCGGTGCCGCCCGTGCCAACAGCATCGCCGCGGGGATCGCGCCCCGACTCGCTGCCGACGGCTGGGTCGTCGTCACGAGCGACCTCGAGAGCGGGGACTACCCGTGCGACCTCTCGACTCCGACGGCACCCACGTCACTGGTCGAGACCGTGAGCCGGGAGCACGGGCCGATCGGTGCGCTCGTCCTGAGCCATGCTCACGACGTCGAGTCCGGGAGCCTCGACACCACGGCGGAGAGCTTCGACGCGCACGTCGCGGTCAATGCCCGAGCGTCGTTGCTGCTGATCGCCGCCTTCGCCCGGCAGGTCCCCGCCGATGGTGGAGCGGTCGTCGCGATGACGAGCGACCACACCACCGGGAACCTTCCGTACGGCGCCTCGAAGGGTGCGCTCGACCGCATCGTCATCTCCGCCGCGCGTGAGCTGGGTCCGCGAGGCATCTCGGCCAACGTCGTCAACCCTGGACCGATCGACACGGGATGGATGGACGACGGACTTCGTGACTCGCTCGCCCAGCACCACCCCCTCGGTCGTCTCGGCACGCCGAAGGACATCGCCGCCTTCGTCTCGTTCCTCGTGTCGCCGGACGGCCGGTGGGTGTCGGGTCAGCTGCTGCACGCCGACGGGGCGTTCTCAGCGCAGTTCTGA
- a CDS encoding ATP-binding cassette domain-containing protein yields the protein MSKATPASTRSDLPAADTHDLIRVQGARENNLKDVSIEIPKRRLTVFTGVSGSGKSSLVFGTIAAESRRLIDETYSTFVQGFMPNLPRPEVDVLEGLTTAILVDQERMGANPRSTLGTVTDANAMLRSLFSRLGKPYIGGPTAFSFNIPTTKASGVMTGPKGEKKIVKDAVYLGGMCSECEGRGTISDLDLSVIIDESKSLHDGAILVPGYTADGWMVATYTESGFVDPDKPIKDYTEKERHDLLYKQTTKVKAKGINVTYDGLIPKIRKSMFSKDVDALQPHIRAFVERAAVFKTCPVCDGTRLNESARSSKIQGIDIGEACAMQISDLADWLRGVDDPSVAPLVGALLRLCDSMTEIGLGYLSLDRPSGTLSGGEAQRTKMVRHLGSALTDVTYVFDEPTIGLHPHDIARMNNLLVELRDKGNTVLVVEHKPETIVIADHVVDMGPAAGTSGGEVVFEGTVDGLRASGTRTGEHLSYRASVKDSVRERSGVFEIRGANTHNLQDVDVDIPAGVLTVVTGVAGSGKSSLIHGSLADRDGVVTVDQGAIKGSRRSNPATYTGLLEPIRKAFAKANGVKPALFSANSEGACPSCKGAGVIITELGFMETVSTPCEDCGGKRFQAAVLELTLGGLNIAEVLDLPVAEAHAFFTEGEAKTPAAASVLSRLEDVGLGYLRLGQPLNTLSGGERQRVKLAMHMKEKGGVYVLDEPTTGLHLADVENLLRLLDRLVDSGKSVIVIEHHQAVMAHADWIIDLGPGAGHDGGKIVFEGTPAALVADRSTLTGQHLAEYVGG from the coding sequence ATGAGCAAGGCCACCCCGGCGAGCACGAGGTCCGATCTGCCCGCTGCCGACACCCACGACCTGATCCGTGTCCAGGGGGCGCGCGAGAACAACCTCAAAGACGTGAGCATCGAGATCCCGAAGCGACGGCTCACGGTCTTCACGGGTGTGTCGGGGTCGGGCAAGAGCTCCTTGGTGTTCGGGACGATCGCCGCAGAGTCCCGTCGCCTGATCGACGAGACGTACTCCACCTTCGTCCAGGGATTCATGCCCAACCTTCCTCGCCCGGAGGTCGACGTCCTCGAGGGCCTCACGACCGCCATCCTGGTCGACCAGGAGCGGATGGGCGCGAACCCGCGCTCGACGCTCGGCACGGTCACGGACGCCAACGCGATGCTGCGGAGTCTCTTCAGCAGACTCGGCAAGCCTTACATCGGTGGGCCGACGGCCTTCTCCTTCAATATCCCCACCACCAAGGCGAGCGGGGTCATGACCGGGCCGAAGGGCGAGAAGAAGATCGTCAAGGACGCCGTCTACCTCGGCGGCATGTGCTCCGAGTGCGAAGGCCGCGGGACCATCTCCGACCTCGATCTGTCGGTCATCATCGACGAGTCCAAGTCGCTCCACGACGGCGCGATCCTCGTCCCGGGCTACACGGCCGACGGCTGGATGGTGGCGACCTACACCGAGTCGGGATTCGTCGATCCGGACAAGCCGATCAAGGACTACACGGAGAAGGAACGCCACGACCTGCTCTACAAGCAGACGACCAAGGTCAAGGCCAAGGGCATCAACGTCACCTATGACGGGTTGATCCCGAAGATCCGCAAGTCGATGTTCAGCAAGGACGTCGACGCGCTGCAGCCGCACATCCGGGCGTTCGTCGAACGGGCAGCGGTCTTCAAGACGTGCCCGGTGTGCGACGGCACCCGTCTCAACGAGTCTGCGCGGTCGTCGAAGATCCAGGGGATCGACATCGGCGAGGCATGCGCGATGCAGATCAGCGACCTGGCGGACTGGCTGCGCGGAGTCGACGATCCCAGTGTTGCCCCACTGGTCGGCGCTCTGCTGCGCCTGTGCGACTCGATGACCGAGATCGGCCTCGGCTACCTCTCGCTCGACCGTCCCTCCGGCACGCTCAGCGGGGGAGAGGCGCAGCGCACCAAGATGGTGCGACACCTCGGTTCGGCGCTGACCGACGTCACCTACGTGTTCGACGAGCCGACGATCGGACTGCACCCGCACGACATCGCGCGCATGAACAACCTCCTGGTCGAGCTGCGCGACAAGGGCAACACCGTGCTCGTGGTCGAGCACAAGCCCGAGACGATCGTGATCGCCGACCACGTCGTCGACATGGGGCCCGCCGCCGGTACGAGCGGCGGCGAGGTCGTGTTCGAGGGCACGGTCGACGGACTACGCGCGAGTGGCACCCGCACGGGCGAGCACCTCTCGTACCGCGCCTCCGTTAAGGACTCCGTGCGCGAGCGCAGCGGCGTGTTCGAGATCCGCGGTGCGAACACGCACAACCTCCAGGACGTCGACGTCGACATCCCTGCCGGCGTGCTGACAGTGGTGACGGGCGTTGCCGGCTCCGGCAAGAGCTCCCTGATCCACGGCTCCCTCGCGGATCGCGACGGCGTCGTGACGGTCGACCAGGGCGCGATCAAGGGTTCGCGGCGCAGCAACCCCGCGACGTACACCGGTCTGCTCGAGCCGATCCGGAAGGCATTCGCGAAGGCGAACGGCGTCAAGCCCGCGTTGTTCAGCGCCAACTCCGAGGGCGCGTGCCCGTCGTGCAAGGGCGCGGGGGTGATCATCACCGAGCTCGGATTCATGGAGACGGTGTCGACCCCCTGCGAAGACTGCGGTGGCAAGCGGTTCCAGGCTGCGGTGCTGGAGCTGACGTTGGGCGGCCTGAACATCGCCGAGGTCCTCGACCTCCCCGTCGCCGAGGCGCACGCCTTCTTCACCGAGGGCGAGGCCAAGACGCCGGCGGCGGCATCGGTCCTGTCGCGCCTCGAAGACGTCGGGCTCGGCTACCTGCGGCTCGGGCAGCCGCTCAACACGCTCTCGGGCGGCGAACGGCAGCGCGTCAAGCTGGCGATGCACATGAAGGAGAAGGGCGGCGTCTACGTCCTGGACGAGCCGACGACCGGTCTCCACCTCGCCGACGTCGAAAACCTGCTCCGCCTGCTCGACCGCCTCGTCGACTCGGGGAAGTCCGTCATCGTGATCGAGCACCACCAGGCCGTGATGGCGCACGCCGACTGGATCATCGACCTCGGGCCCGGAGCCGGCCACGACGGCGGCAAGATCGTGTTCGAGGGCACGCCGGCCGCCCTCGTGGCCGACCGGTCGACGCTCACCGGGCAGCACCTCGCGGAGTACGTCGGCGGCTGA
- a CDS encoding DinB family protein, whose product MAAEYAQTDQFRGARIHLCELAGLEVRDCEVSGLKIVDCYGSDVYLGGEFGRVVVNDVDVTAYVQAELDRQHPARVLARDAASPDDYRAAWDAVETLWDATLVRARRLPEATLQERVDGEWSFVETQRHLLFASDAWLSNAVLEEAAAYHPLGVPAGGTPPDESTKLGLTLEASPTLDEVLAPRRARMATMRQVVDGLTEADLDRVCRRKPAEFYPARDYVVRHCLKVVLEEEAEHHRYAVRDLDALDADTSRPSR is encoded by the coding sequence ATGGCTGCCGAGTACGCCCAGACAGATCAGTTCCGTGGTGCCCGCATCCACCTCTGCGAGCTCGCTGGGCTCGAGGTTCGTGACTGCGAGGTCAGCGGCCTGAAGATCGTCGACTGCTACGGGAGCGACGTCTACCTCGGAGGCGAGTTCGGGCGTGTCGTCGTCAACGACGTCGACGTGACCGCGTACGTGCAGGCAGAGCTGGACCGGCAGCATCCGGCACGCGTCCTGGCGCGTGATGCTGCGTCGCCGGACGACTACCGGGCGGCTTGGGATGCCGTGGAGACGCTGTGGGACGCGACGCTCGTCCGCGCCCGGCGGTTGCCCGAGGCCACGCTCCAGGAACGGGTCGACGGCGAGTGGTCGTTCGTCGAGACCCAACGGCACCTGCTCTTCGCCAGCGATGCCTGGCTCAGCAACGCCGTCCTCGAGGAAGCAGCGGCGTACCACCCGTTGGGTGTCCCCGCCGGCGGAACGCCGCCCGACGAGAGCACGAAGCTCGGCCTCACCCTGGAAGCCAGCCCGACGCTCGACGAGGTCCTCGCGCCGCGACGCGCCCGCATGGCCACGATGCGGCAGGTCGTCGACGGGCTCACCGAGGCCGACCTCGATCGGGTGTGCCGCCGCAAGCCGGCGGAGTTCTATCCTGCTCGGGACTACGTCGTGCGCCACTGCCTCAAGGTGGTGCTGGAGGAAGAGGCCGAGCACCACCGCTACGCGGTGCGCGACCTCGACGCGCTCGACGCCGACACCTCCCGCCCGTCGCGTTAA
- a CDS encoding alpha/beta hydrolase, with the protein MKLSLAELIDPRLLPLVEPSQTFYENRAAGRGPRDLEELHAARARLPAPAPSKPAAVQEVVEVHGRSVPLRIHMPLREQATGVVLEIHGGGFYMGSAARSDIRNRQLADAQGVAIVSVDYRLAPEQPWPAAPDDCETAALWLVEHVADRFGTTKLGIMGFSAGATLAMGTLLRLRDRGIRAIDTAVLQFGTYDLSAQTPAGRLIGDEYFLEAYAGDAADRSHPDLSPIYADLEGLPPVLMMVGEADILLQDNLAMTACLSAAGVDVDLRVYPDAPHGFTGHPTPMALAALEDIESWFKEHLR; encoded by the coding sequence GTGAAGTTGAGCCTCGCCGAGTTGATCGATCCACGCCTTCTTCCGCTCGTCGAGCCGTCGCAGACCTTCTACGAGAACCGTGCGGCAGGCAGGGGCCCGCGAGATCTGGAAGAGCTCCACGCCGCCCGAGCCCGCTTGCCAGCGCCCGCACCCTCAAAACCAGCGGCAGTCCAAGAAGTCGTCGAGGTTCATGGCCGCAGCGTCCCCCTGAGGATCCACATGCCACTGCGTGAGCAGGCAACGGGCGTCGTCCTGGAGATCCACGGTGGTGGCTTCTACATGGGCTCGGCCGCACGCAGCGACATCCGCAATCGGCAGCTTGCGGACGCTCAAGGTGTCGCGATCGTCAGCGTTGACTACCGCCTCGCTCCTGAGCAGCCGTGGCCAGCAGCACCCGATGACTGTGAAACGGCAGCACTGTGGCTTGTCGAGCATGTCGCTGATCGTTTCGGCACGACCAAGCTCGGCATCATGGGCTTCTCCGCCGGCGCCACGTTGGCCATGGGCACGCTTCTCCGGCTGCGGGATCGCGGGATTCGCGCCATCGACACCGCCGTGCTGCAGTTCGGAACGTACGACTTGAGCGCCCAGACACCAGCAGGACGCCTGATCGGCGACGAGTACTTCCTCGAGGCCTACGCCGGGGACGCTGCCGATCGGAGCCACCCCGATCTCTCACCGATCTATGCGGATCTCGAAGGTCTGCCGCCGGTCCTGATGATGGTCGGGGAGGCCGACATCTTGCTGCAGGACAATCTCGCCATGACTGCATGTCTGTCAGCGGCGGGCGTCGACGTCGACCTCCGCGTCTACCCTGACGCGCCTCACGGCTTCACCGGGCACCCGACGCCGATGGCGCTGGCAGCCCTCGAGGACATCGAGAGCTGGTTCAAGGAACACCTGCGGTGA
- a CDS encoding TOPRIM nucleotidyl transferase/hydrolase domain-containing protein, with protein sequence MSTPRAIVLVEGNSDRAALHTLAGRLGRDLATERVEVVSMGGITNTRAFASHFGPRGLGLPLTGLYDAADEPKLRRGLVAAGLDASAERDGLHGLGFFACSMDLEDELIRALGVEGVESVIAAEGEARSLRLLAGMPAQRGWPRVAVLRRFLGSKAGRKARYAALLVDALGPERAPQPLMHALARTGGDHS encoded by the coding sequence GTGAGCACACCGCGCGCCATCGTCCTGGTCGAGGGCAACAGCGACCGGGCGGCTCTCCACACGCTGGCGGGCCGGCTCGGCCGTGACCTCGCCACCGAGCGCGTCGAAGTCGTGTCGATGGGCGGGATCACCAACACGCGCGCGTTCGCGTCCCACTTCGGTCCGCGCGGCCTCGGCCTTCCGCTGACGGGGCTGTACGACGCGGCCGACGAACCCAAGCTCCGGCGCGGACTCGTGGCTGCCGGTCTCGACGCGTCCGCGGAGCGGGACGGACTGCACGGCCTGGGCTTCTTCGCGTGCTCGATGGACCTCGAGGACGAGCTGATCCGGGCGCTCGGCGTCGAAGGCGTCGAGTCGGTCATCGCCGCGGAAGGCGAAGCACGCTCCTTGCGTCTCCTGGCCGGGATGCCCGCACAGCGTGGCTGGCCGCGCGTCGCGGTCCTTCGTCGCTTCCTGGGCTCCAAGGCCGGCCGCAAGGCACGGTACGCTGCGCTCCTCGTCGACGCGTTGGGGCCAGAACGTGCCCCCCAGCCGCTGATGCACGCACTCGCTCGCACGGGCGGCGACCATTCTTGA
- a CDS encoding DUF2975 domain-containing protein, which translates to MGQLVLLALRIVLVLGIAGSVFVQAVMVPLLAIDLKEAPAAVRAPIVVIVLLGIVAAQVVMVCVWRLLTMMRQGTVFSHAAFRYVDVVIGAVALASLLVFALGVALAPGERVAPGIVLLIGGFGLMVGGVALLVYVLRMLLAQAVARDVEATHLRSELDEVI; encoded by the coding sequence ATGGGTCAGCTCGTGCTTCTCGCGCTGAGGATCGTGCTCGTGCTCGGCATCGCCGGCTCCGTCTTCGTGCAGGCGGTGATGGTGCCGCTGCTGGCGATCGACCTCAAGGAGGCCCCGGCCGCGGTCCGGGCTCCGATCGTCGTCATCGTGCTCCTCGGCATCGTCGCCGCGCAGGTCGTGATGGTGTGCGTGTGGCGCCTCCTCACGATGATGAGACAGGGCACCGTGTTCTCCCACGCGGCCTTCCGCTACGTCGACGTCGTCATCGGTGCGGTCGCGCTGGCATCGCTCCTGGTCTTCGCGCTCGGCGTGGCCCTGGCTCCCGGAGAGCGCGTCGCCCCGGGCATCGTCCTTCTCATCGGCGGGTTCGGGCTCATGGTCGGGGGCGTGGCGCTCCTCGTGTACGTGCTGCGGATGCTCCTCGCCCAGGCGGTCGCTCGCGACGTCGAGGCGACCCACCTCCGCTCTGAGCTGGACGAGGTCATCTGA